In Antennarius striatus isolate MH-2024 chromosome 8, ASM4005453v1, whole genome shotgun sequence, a single window of DNA contains:
- the pou4f2 gene encoding POU domain, class 4, transcription factor 2 isoform X1 gives MCAFYLQLQSNIFGGLDESLLARAEALAAVDIVSQTKSHHHPPHHSPFKPDATYHTMNTLPCTSSSSSSSSVPISHPSALAGHHHHHHHHHHHQPHQALEGDLLDHITPGLALGAMAGPDGSVVSTPAHPAHMAGMNHMHQAAINMAHAHGLPPHMGMSDVDADPRDLEAFAERFKQRRIKLGVTQADVGSALASLKIPGVGSLSQSTICRFESLTLSHNNMIALKPILQAWLEEAEKSHREKLNKPELFNGAEKKRKRTSIAAPEKRSLEAYFAIQPRPSSEKIAAIAEKLDLKKNVVRVWFCNQRQKQKRMKYSACV, from the coding sequence ATGTGTGCATTCTATTTGCAATTGCAGAGCAATATATTCGGAGGCTTGGATGAGAGTTTGCTGGCCCGGGCTGAAGCTCTAGCGGCGGTGGATATAGTCTCGCAGACCAAAAGCCATCACCACCCTCCACATCACAGTCCCTTCAAGCCGGACGCAACCTACCACACCATGAACACTCTCCCCTGCacttcgtcttcctcctcctcctcctcggtgcCTATTTCTCATCCGTCCGCTTTGGCTggccaccaccatcaccatcaccatcaccaccaccaccagcctcaCCAGGCTCTGGAAGGGGACCTGCTAGACCACATCACCCCTGGACTGGCACTAGGAGCCATGGCAGGGCCGGATGGCTCGGTGGTTTCCACGCCTGCGCACCCTGCCCACATGGCGGGCATGAACCACATGCACCAGGCAGCCATCAACATGGCTCATGCCCACGGGCTACCACCGCACATGGGCATGAGCGACGTGGACGCCGATCCAAGGGATTTGGAAGCCTTCGCAGAGAGGTTTAAGCAGAGACGGATCAAACTCGGGGTTACCCAGGCGGATGTAGGGTCAGCTTTAGCCAGCCTGAAGATACCTGGGGTTGGCTCCCTCAGCCAAAGCACCATCTGCCGTTTCGAGTCCCTCACCCTCTCTCACAACAACATGATCGCTTTGAAGCCCATCCTACAAGCGTGGTTAGAAGAAGCCGAGAAATCACACAGGGAGAAACTTAATAAACCCGAGTTGTTCAACGGCGcggaaaaaaagaggaagcgCACGTCGATAGCCGCTCCAGAGAAGCGATCACTGGAGGCCTATTTTGCCATTCAGCCGCGTCCTTCCTCGGAGAAAATCGCTGCAATCGCAGAGAAGCTGGACCTGAAAAAGAACGTGGTTCGGGTCTGGTTTTGCAACCAGCGACAAAAACAGAAACGAATGAAATACTCTGCATGTGtctaa
- the pou4f2 gene encoding POU domain, class 4, transcription factor 2 isoform X2 encodes MMMMSLNSKQPFAMAHTSLPEPKYSFSGSSSEAMRRACLPTPPVPMCAFYLQLQSNIFGGLDESLLARAEALAAVDIVSQTKSHHHPPHHSPFKPDATYHTMNTLPCTSSSSSSSSVPISHPSALAGHHHHHHHHHHHQPHQALEGDLLDHITPGLALGAMAGPDGSVVSTPAHPAHMAGMNHMHQAAINMAHAHGLPPHMGMSDVDADPRDLEAFAERFKQRRIKLGVTQADVGSALASLKIPGVGSLSQSTICRFESLTLSHNNMIALKPILQAWLEEAEKSHREKLNKPELFNGAEKKRKRTSIAAPEKRSLEAYFAIQPRPSSEKIAAIAEKLDLKKNVVRVWFCNQRQKQKRMKYSACV; translated from the exons atgatgatgatgtctcTCAACAGCAAGCAGCCTTTTGCTATGGCCCACACCAGCTTGCCCGAACCCAAGTACTCATT cagcggcagcagctccGAGGCGATGCGCAGAGCCTGTCTCCCGACCCCACCGGTAC CTATGTGTGCATTCTATTTGCAATTGCAGAGCAATATATTCGGAGGCTTGGATGAGAGTTTGCTGGCCCGGGCTGAAGCTCTAGCGGCGGTGGATATAGTCTCGCAGACCAAAAGCCATCACCACCCTCCACATCACAGTCCCTTCAAGCCGGACGCAACCTACCACACCATGAACACTCTCCCCTGCacttcgtcttcctcctcctcctcctcggtgcCTATTTCTCATCCGTCCGCTTTGGCTggccaccaccatcaccatcaccatcaccaccaccaccagcctcaCCAGGCTCTGGAAGGGGACCTGCTAGACCACATCACCCCTGGACTGGCACTAGGAGCCATGGCAGGGCCGGATGGCTCGGTGGTTTCCACGCCTGCGCACCCTGCCCACATGGCGGGCATGAACCACATGCACCAGGCAGCCATCAACATGGCTCATGCCCACGGGCTACCACCGCACATGGGCATGAGCGACGTGGACGCCGATCCAAGGGATTTGGAAGCCTTCGCAGAGAGGTTTAAGCAGAGACGGATCAAACTCGGGGTTACCCAGGCGGATGTAGGGTCAGCTTTAGCCAGCCTGAAGATACCTGGGGTTGGCTCCCTCAGCCAAAGCACCATCTGCCGTTTCGAGTCCCTCACCCTCTCTCACAACAACATGATCGCTTTGAAGCCCATCCTACAAGCGTGGTTAGAAGAAGCCGAGAAATCACACAGGGAGAAACTTAATAAACCCGAGTTGTTCAACGGCGcggaaaaaaagaggaagcgCACGTCGATAGCCGCTCCAGAGAAGCGATCACTGGAGGCCTATTTTGCCATTCAGCCGCGTCCTTCCTCGGAGAAAATCGCTGCAATCGCAGAGAAGCTGGACCTGAAAAAGAACGTGGTTCGGGTCTGGTTTTGCAACCAGCGACAAAAACAGAAACGAATGAAATACTCTGCATGTGtctaa